One region of Podospora bellae-mahoneyi strain CBS 112042 chromosome 1 map unlocalized CBS112042p_1.2, whole genome shotgun sequence genomic DNA includes:
- a CDS encoding uncharacterized protein (EggNog:ENOG503P7KF), whose translation MALSTHCVHVFQMIKADNTLIEWTCHLCHSGPHWWIYECRYCKIHTCRACMDGA comes from the coding sequence ATGGCGCTCTCTACACACTGCGTCCACGTATTCCAGATGATCAAGGCGGATAACACTCTGATCGAATGGACGTGCCATTTGTGCCACTCGGGACCCCACTGGTGGATCTATGAATGCCGGTACTGCAAGATCCACACGTGTCGTGCCTGCATGGATGGGGCCTAG